From a single Pseudomonas sp. A34-9 genomic region:
- a CDS encoding TcdA/TcdB pore-forming domain-containing protein: MKVNTDTSMFLSAEDYAALQMALKKHGDSAAYTALNGHYQVASRTKDVAEKLLSVKLFQETLDSLLEGGTTAVSAPINRIQSGLQDYVARLSATVDMLTGVATPVPNIMHFVWVGGSEVGAIQRDYMNIWRTVLEPEGYRFNLWYDSDALLAFEMNRVILDSVRADAMASGGAEVARPSELAQMIEDRARVLKHQMFEYLELAQWRGKADEARIDLMVRAYGKDRAALEAFRQRCLETHQAMVGPDLQLRDARQEFAGHFLQDVYQREVAMRGNFAAASDVVRLQAEYLEGGRYSDMDYLPPLAEKLGGVDISGFDEDERIATLKLMLDHNEALMPGRDPTRYAMIGEVPSRHKEALTAFARSKPAAREIFIAPPLTRVPQDGIRLGTALSDPQRGEMNAHMLGHSGSGMTRSIMEVIRFNYDCLAEVERRMVAAGADWGEKDRLWSIIDDVLGEKTVQGIALAHADDRYMVLLDLAIRQYYSDGIRPEARGTIVLTGPSAASAGLGQYTDRHLLLDQWPAIRSELKLTEGYNVFTEEEQLSGWTVNGTEEDWFNRELEKWQAGKLKSRYAGDLNDLLKEQTLTFKKGWPVIEGKPVLLTSVLQQLMDDLGEPFIRAMKDKLSGDITFTTAFSIGVDSREQIRAQSVSALPPSVGAESTSNLNELFTRVAHGSLGVEHLSPLLRVMLGGVFGATTLDTDGFAGVWQNVANIARETADSGVFTRYNAIARAVQQRHSGAFKSALAGQAVSGAHSARELKVLAMTQALTLSQWEEHIGHINRTAQREYHRQILERSAQVREVFTQAGAISARQLPQDLLMRTPGDPGRHCYPLALLMGAAVVDSESAERALIGHVATANLNPDEVGARALLTAMDELRAVPANAVGQYRGRQDLDTVMQKLEAKTAPVVLLLDTGNHALLLAKVRVGKQAVYRFYDPNFAIYAFAASTPMKAGMQRYLSDGDNTLARLYGLGDVGTAQFNVTELNTAVIAERTLSSGLRVDSFLRNTSMSDPGAGSAWNRQAVARTRSLSENARMGASLAQLDGRYWAREFDQATQQLRTGHALRGDYLPLLDTLEKQPNGDYSLTLADARNPQDTLKVTTADPRFSKVRQHLQRLVQAVAGKEAGRGEADGGSRLSFAFAIQTLITEMRHREYQGKEGQVPALSIALQVQVYVSYTQLGFGVLNDAAQIINVVRQFAASERTLALRQASLAGRVLGRASTAVGFGFSAANIGFDIYGLAVAENQEQRSRLATQLVFDVAALGLDIAALAVGGTVGAAASILAVPLLGVGIGVSAIASNLGQISDKAKDVGAHLRKVQDAYGSGVYTRKDGVLSFKPEAVITELDLQGNRIGFDSQKFFPLRPRGGLELPQFDNDPKLLHLATDIRDALGLPQVVSLMRPAPADVQTVVLPCTPLCYYGYEYQVGTAGYAYQPQPGELEREPRQASETAGPGLVNIFSPFGALIHEFAGPAMETWYPSLRNSTVEKLEFGKDGKQRFYFFANSPFPHILYKLYPFNKPTQIVVTLDEQVRQLLVPALPNEWKQCISYEIFTRSPGTRQLWLTPGLVAVSLHNYAAAQWILHASWVSEAKVRFEETCLSVDGIRIEGRVDFIELAKGELFRVDRQTERLMLMSVTLDDSRAQAGTSGISVSIGEETSPVAVLARIRALAAEKRLASAHVPLHRFALPLNPAPQAVFVTAWYDVAQDRLLYARNLPEAVNDGLVLGAASAEHAWFYHPEHATVWRVDAITGTVNYRYRLMNPATGSRIIGCEQIADRLRVRQAMLEVESGVEVTFEYQLFKGTVALDSISTSAAWSDYTPRRSANYWRSLVDRFKTPRAYADKTPGMASSLASWGPHQFVRLRSHVQQTLRDLGWIRLADRMFFQLDHASGLQLDTVMLVWDDGPGDLPLLFSKQARLLLRGAAAGAAQIIASDVIDVSRFGMGYIVTREDGRLFEIDKQGVLKFVGIGPHWLRVNPDWQGALPALAKNYRDAPFTMIGLVDVSGRHAVAAWCIDEQVVLAEGGERKELALVGLTPDRQAVWLLDVFAGQLLRQPLIRIDALRQAFGNGNRLLSDQRLPVAQKVWSQWAFVEVVPHGQGLLGRTREGVNVQLLDQQPARIVGVEKQWLRRHGQTPGQLQSQLKALLDGQAHVPVLQVENTADHYRYYVPQRDRLFDVPGRDDGQWPLFLGTRDASEALLFDSIDGLIFSTGAAGPLHNRASHAQREDDILTLESRAEVTEVMALLPDGVDKLILAFGAQALSYRVSDEAWQRLDCIVLETRRPLGAEAPGMGTLVLGMVAAEHLLMSLDDGHLVLTDPDNAHSLIVRNVIPEEGEPGAPVQISVNLSGELYTLPIEQWLEALSQVRGSQGVATLQAVINQSL; the protein is encoded by the coding sequence ATGAAAGTTAATACGGACACGTCCATGTTCCTGTCGGCTGAGGATTATGCCGCGCTGCAAATGGCGTTAAAAAAACATGGTGATTCCGCCGCGTACACGGCGTTGAACGGACACTATCAAGTTGCCAGTCGAACAAAAGATGTGGCGGAAAAACTGCTGTCGGTAAAACTCTTTCAGGAAACACTCGACTCGTTGTTGGAAGGCGGCACAACAGCCGTGTCGGCACCCATCAATCGCATTCAAAGCGGGTTGCAAGACTATGTGGCGAGGTTGTCAGCAACAGTGGACATGCTGACTGGCGTCGCCACGCCTGTGCCGAACATCATGCATTTTGTCTGGGTGGGCGGCAGTGAGGTCGGTGCCATCCAGCGTGATTACATGAATATCTGGCGCACAGTACTGGAACCCGAGGGGTATCGGTTCAACCTCTGGTACGACAGTGACGCGTTGCTGGCATTTGAAATGAATCGGGTGATTCTCGACAGCGTCAGGGCTGATGCGATGGCGTCTGGAGGCGCCGAAGTTGCGCGGCCCAGCGAGTTGGCGCAAATGATTGAAGACCGCGCGCGGGTGCTGAAACACCAGATGTTCGAGTATCTCGAACTTGCGCAGTGGCGCGGCAAGGCGGACGAAGCCCGGATCGACCTGATGGTCCGGGCTTACGGCAAGGATCGGGCGGCTCTGGAAGCCTTTCGCCAACGCTGCCTGGAAACCCACCAGGCAATGGTCGGACCTGACTTGCAGTTGCGTGATGCTCGTCAGGAGTTCGCCGGGCACTTTTTACAAGATGTCTATCAGCGTGAAGTTGCCATGCGCGGTAACTTTGCGGCGGCGAGTGATGTCGTTCGGTTGCAGGCCGAGTACCTGGAGGGCGGTCGTTACAGTGATATGGATTATTTGCCGCCGCTGGCCGAGAAGTTGGGTGGAGTGGATATCAGCGGTTTCGATGAAGATGAGCGAATCGCCACTCTGAAACTGATGCTCGATCACAACGAAGCGTTAATGCCGGGCCGTGATCCAACCCGTTACGCAATGATTGGCGAAGTACCTTCTCGGCATAAAGAAGCGCTGACTGCTTTTGCGCGAAGCAAACCCGCCGCACGAGAGATTTTCATTGCGCCGCCGCTAACGCGGGTACCGCAAGATGGCATTCGTCTGGGGACTGCGCTAAGCGATCCGCAAAGAGGTGAGATGAATGCTCACATGCTGGGTCATTCTGGCAGTGGCATGACCCGCTCGATCATGGAGGTCATCCGCTTCAATTACGACTGTCTCGCTGAAGTCGAACGCCGCATGGTTGCCGCAGGTGCTGATTGGGGAGAGAAGGATCGTCTCTGGTCGATCATTGATGATGTGCTGGGCGAGAAAACTGTGCAGGGCATTGCATTGGCTCACGCCGACGATCGATACATGGTGCTCCTGGATCTGGCGATTCGTCAGTATTACTCGGACGGTATTCGTCCTGAAGCGCGCGGCACGATTGTATTGACCGGACCGAGCGCAGCCAGCGCAGGGCTCGGTCAATACACCGATCGACATTTGCTGCTTGATCAATGGCCGGCCATTCGCAGTGAGCTCAAATTGACGGAGGGCTATAACGTCTTTACCGAAGAGGAGCAACTTAGCGGTTGGACGGTCAACGGCACTGAGGAAGACTGGTTCAACCGTGAGTTGGAGAAGTGGCAAGCCGGCAAACTCAAATCACGCTATGCCGGTGATCTGAATGACTTGCTCAAAGAACAGACCCTTACGTTCAAGAAAGGCTGGCCGGTGATCGAAGGCAAACCGGTGTTGTTGACCTCGGTATTGCAACAGTTGATGGATGATCTGGGGGAACCGTTTATCCGCGCCATGAAGGATAAGCTGAGTGGCGACATCACCTTCACCACGGCTTTTTCCATTGGCGTCGATAGCCGTGAGCAGATACGTGCGCAATCGGTCAGTGCGCTACCGCCGTCCGTTGGCGCCGAGTCCACCAGCAACCTCAATGAACTGTTCACTCGCGTGGCCCATGGCTCGCTCGGCGTTGAACACCTGAGTCCGTTGTTGCGCGTGATGCTCGGTGGCGTGTTCGGTGCCACGACTCTGGACACCGACGGATTCGCCGGGGTCTGGCAAAACGTGGCGAACATCGCTCGAGAAACCGCAGACAGTGGCGTGTTCACTCGTTACAACGCGATCGCAAGGGCTGTGCAGCAGCGGCATTCCGGCGCATTCAAAAGCGCGCTTGCGGGCCAGGCGGTCTCTGGTGCGCATTCGGCCCGCGAGCTCAAGGTGCTGGCGATGACCCAGGCCCTGACATTGAGCCAATGGGAGGAGCACATCGGGCATATCAACAGGACGGCGCAGCGGGAGTATCACAGGCAAATTCTCGAGCGCAGCGCACAGGTACGCGAGGTCTTCACCCAGGCCGGCGCAATCTCTGCCAGGCAATTGCCGCAGGATTTGCTGATGCGCACCCCGGGCGATCCGGGGCGCCATTGTTATCCGCTGGCGCTGCTGATGGGCGCCGCCGTGGTTGACAGTGAATCGGCGGAACGGGCGCTGATCGGGCATGTGGCGACGGCCAACCTGAACCCCGACGAGGTGGGCGCGCGGGCATTACTGACGGCGATGGATGAGCTGCGGGCAGTGCCCGCCAATGCCGTTGGACAGTATCGCGGCAGGCAAGACCTGGACACCGTCATGCAGAAACTGGAGGCAAAAACCGCCCCCGTCGTCTTGCTGCTCGACACCGGTAACCATGCCTTGCTGCTGGCCAAAGTTCGCGTGGGCAAGCAAGCGGTCTACCGTTTCTATGACCCGAACTTTGCGATCTATGCGTTTGCGGCGAGCACGCCAATGAAGGCGGGCATGCAGCGTTATTTGAGCGACGGCGACAACACCTTGGCCAGGCTGTACGGACTGGGTGATGTCGGCACAGCACAGTTCAACGTGACTGAGTTGAACACGGCCGTCATTGCCGAGCGGACGTTGTCGTCGGGTCTGAGGGTGGACAGCTTTTTGCGCAACACCTCGATGAGCGATCCTGGCGCCGGCTCGGCCTGGAACAGACAAGCTGTGGCCCGCACCCGTTCTCTCAGCGAAAACGCGCGCATGGGCGCCAGTCTGGCGCAGCTGGATGGCCGTTACTGGGCGCGCGAATTCGACCAGGCGACGCAGCAACTGCGCACCGGGCACGCTCTGCGCGGTGACTATCTGCCCTTGCTGGACACGCTGGAAAAGCAACCCAATGGCGATTATTCGCTGACGCTGGCGGATGCCCGCAATCCACAAGACACCCTCAAGGTGACCACGGCGGACCCGCGGTTCAGCAAGGTCAGGCAACACCTTCAGCGTCTGGTGCAGGCCGTGGCGGGCAAGGAGGCTGGCCGGGGTGAAGCCGACGGCGGCAGTCGTCTGAGTTTTGCCTTCGCGATCCAGACGTTGATCACTGAAATGCGTCATCGCGAGTATCAGGGCAAGGAAGGTCAGGTGCCGGCGCTGTCGATTGCGCTGCAAGTACAGGTCTACGTCAGCTATACGCAGTTAGGTTTTGGTGTGCTGAATGATGCGGCGCAGATCATCAACGTTGTACGTCAATTCGCCGCCAGTGAACGGACGCTGGCCTTGCGTCAGGCGTCATTGGCCGGCCGGGTGCTGGGCCGCGCTTCCACGGCAGTCGGATTCGGCTTTTCGGCGGCCAATATCGGCTTCGATATTTATGGGCTGGCAGTGGCGGAAAATCAGGAGCAGCGCTCGCGGCTGGCGACGCAACTGGTATTCGACGTGGCAGCGCTGGGGCTGGATATCGCTGCACTGGCCGTGGGCGGAACGGTGGGCGCAGCGGCCTCGATCCTCGCCGTGCCTTTGCTGGGTGTCGGCATCGGGGTGTCGGCCATTGCCAGCAATCTGGGGCAGATCAGCGACAAGGCCAAAGACGTCGGCGCCCATCTGCGCAAGGTGCAGGACGCTTACGGTTCAGGTGTCTACACCCGCAAGGACGGCGTGCTCAGCTTCAAGCCCGAAGCCGTCATCACCGAGCTGGATTTGCAAGGCAATCGGATCGGCTTCGACAGTCAGAAGTTTTTTCCCCTCAGGCCGCGCGGCGGGCTTGAGCTGCCGCAGTTTGACAATGACCCGAAGTTGTTGCACCTGGCGACCGATATCCGCGACGCGCTCGGGCTGCCGCAGGTTGTCAGTCTGATGCGGCCCGCGCCCGCTGACGTGCAGACGGTAGTGCTGCCCTGCACGCCGTTGTGTTACTACGGCTATGAGTATCAGGTGGGAACGGCCGGCTATGCCTATCAGCCACAGCCCGGAGAGTTGGAGAGGGAGCCGAGGCAGGCCAGTGAAACGGCTGGCCCGGGTCTGGTCAACATCTTCTCGCCATTCGGGGCGCTCATACATGAGTTCGCCGGGCCAGCCATGGAGACCTGGTATCCGAGCCTGCGCAACAGCACCGTGGAAAAGCTGGAGTTCGGCAAGGATGGCAAGCAGCGTTTCTACTTCTTCGCCAATTCGCCGTTCCCGCACATTCTCTACAAACTGTACCCGTTCAATAAGCCCACGCAGATCGTCGTGACACTCGACGAGCAGGTGCGCCAGTTACTGGTGCCAGCGTTGCCGAATGAATGGAAACAGTGCATTTCCTACGAGATCTTCACTCGTTCGCCCGGCACCCGCCAGCTCTGGCTGACGCCTGGCCTCGTTGCCGTTTCCCTGCACAATTACGCGGCGGCCCAGTGGATTCTTCATGCGTCCTGGGTCAGCGAAGCCAAGGTTCGGTTTGAAGAGACCTGCTTGAGTGTCGACGGGATTCGCATCGAAGGTCGGGTGGACTTTATCGAACTGGCCAAGGGTGAGTTGTTCAGGGTCGATCGGCAGACAGAACGGCTGATGCTGATGTCCGTCACTCTGGACGATTCGCGTGCGCAGGCCGGTACGTCGGGGATCAGTGTTTCGATCGGCGAGGAAACTTCGCCGGTCGCCGTGCTGGCGCGGATTCGAGCGCTGGCCGCAGAGAAACGCCTCGCGTCGGCCCATGTGCCACTGCACAGGTTTGCGCTGCCGTTGAATCCGGCGCCTCAAGCGGTTTTCGTCACGGCCTGGTACGACGTGGCGCAGGACCGATTGTTGTATGCGCGCAACCTGCCCGAGGCTGTGAATGACGGCCTCGTACTGGGCGCCGCCAGCGCTGAGCACGCCTGGTTCTATCACCCCGAGCATGCAACGGTCTGGCGGGTCGATGCGATCACCGGCACGGTTAACTATCGCTACCGGCTGATGAACCCTGCAACCGGCTCAAGAATCATTGGCTGTGAGCAAATTGCTGATCGCCTACGGGTCCGGCAAGCGATGCTTGAAGTCGAAAGCGGAGTCGAGGTGACGTTCGAGTATCAGCTGTTTAAAGGGACGGTAGCGCTCGACAGTATCAGCACCTCGGCCGCCTGGAGTGATTACACCCCCCGGCGTTCGGCGAATTATTGGCGGTCTCTGGTTGATCGCTTCAAAACGCCGCGTGCCTATGCTGACAAGACGCCGGGCATGGCGTCTAGCCTGGCCTCGTGGGGGCCGCATCAGTTTGTCCGGCTACGCAGTCATGTCCAGCAAACGCTGCGGGATCTGGGCTGGATTCGTCTCGCGGACCGCATGTTTTTCCAGCTGGATCACGCCAGTGGTTTGCAGCTGGATACGGTCATGCTGGTGTGGGATGACGGCCCGGGCGATCTGCCGCTGTTGTTCAGTAAACAGGCCAGATTGCTACTGCGCGGCGCAGCTGCGGGCGCTGCGCAAATCATCGCCAGCGATGTCATCGATGTCAGCCGGTTCGGTATGGGGTACATCGTGACCCGTGAAGACGGTCGGCTGTTCGAGATCGACAAGCAGGGCGTACTCAAGTTTGTTGGCATCGGCCCGCACTGGCTGCGGGTCAACCCTGATTGGCAGGGTGCATTGCCAGCGCTTGCGAAAAATTATCGTGATGCACCGTTCACGATGATCGGCCTGGTCGATGTTTCGGGCCGGCATGCCGTGGCAGCCTGGTGCATCGATGAGCAGGTGGTGCTGGCCGAAGGGGGCGAGCGCAAGGAACTCGCGTTGGTGGGCCTGACCCCGGACCGACAGGCCGTGTGGCTACTCGATGTCTTTGCAGGGCAACTGTTGCGCCAACCACTGATCAGAATCGACGCGTTGCGTCAGGCGTTCGGCAACGGCAACCGGCTGCTGTCCGACCAACGCCTGCCAGTTGCGCAAAAAGTCTGGTCGCAATGGGCGTTTGTCGAGGTCGTACCCCATGGGCAGGGGCTGCTGGGGCGCACCCGCGAAGGCGTGAATGTGCAACTGCTGGATCAGCAACCGGCGCGTATCGTCGGCGTCGAGAAACAATGGTTGCGCCGCCATGGCCAGACGCCCGGGCAGTTGCAGAGCCAGCTTAAAGCACTGCTGGACGGACAGGCTCATGTGCCGGTTCTGCAAGTCGAAAACACTGCGGATCACTACCGGTATTACGTGCCGCAGCGCGATCGCCTGTTCGATGTGCCTGGACGGGACGACGGGCAATGGCCGCTGTTCCTCGGCACGCGCGACGCGTCGGAGGCGCTGCTGTTCGACTCGATTGATGGCCTGATCTTCAGCACCGGCGCTGCCGGTCCTTTGCACAATCGCGCCAGCCATGCGCAACGCGAGGACGACATCCTGACGCTGGAGTCGAGGGCCGAGGTCACGGAAGTCATGGCATTGTTGCCTGACGGGGTCGACAAACTGATCCTTGCATTCGGCGCTCAGGCGTTGAGCTATCGGGTCTCGGATGAAGCCTGGCAGCGCCTGGACTGCATCGTGCTCGAAACTCGACGGCCGTTGGGCGCCGAGGCGCCGGGCATGGGCACGCTGGTGTTGGGCATGGTCGCTGCCGAACACTTGCTGATGTCGCTGGACGATGGGCATCTGGTTCTCACTGACCCGGACAATGCCCACAGTCTGATCGTGCGCAATGTCATACCCGAGGAGGGCGAGCCGGGCGCGCCAGTGCAGATCAGCGTCAACCTTTCTGGTGAGCTCTACACACTGCCCATCGAGCAGTGGCTTGAGGCGTTGTCGCAGGTCAGGGGCAGCCAAGGCGTTGCCACACTGCAAGCGGTGATAAACCAGAGTCTCTGA